One genomic segment of Tursiops truncatus isolate mTurTru1 chromosome 11, mTurTru1.mat.Y, whole genome shotgun sequence includes these proteins:
- the NOPCHAP1 gene encoding NOP protein chaperone 1, whose translation MEAHGESQPDASCSSFTWDGSGVSVSRELLTAGSGGRGGIWDRLLINSKPNSRKNSTLQTVRIERSPLLDQVQSFLPQMAQANEKLRKEVAAAPPGHFNIENIDETVGKVIQMDVALFEMNQSDSKEEDSSEENSQDCSEDSSEFEDEDDSTSSEGEVTIDTIKLPHSEDGKGKIEVLGHPASEKKEAGK comes from the exons ATGGAGGCCCACGGCGAATCCCAGCCCGACGCGAGCTGTTCCTCGTTTACCTGGGACGGCTCCGGGGTCTCGGTGTCCAGGGAGCTGCTGACGGCGGGCAGCGGCGGCCGCGGAG gtaTATGGGACAGGTTGCTCATCAACTCCAAGCCTAATTCCAGAAAGAATTCCACTCTTCAAACAGTTCGAATAGAGAGGAGTCCCC TATTGGACCAAGTACAGAGCTTTCTCCCACAGATGGCTCAGGCAAACGAAAAGCTAAGGAAAGAAGTGGCAGCTGCACCACCTGGTCAtttcaatattgaaaatattgacGAGACTGTCGGAAAAGTTATACAAATG GATGTGGCCTTGTTTGAGATGAATCAGTCTGATTCAAAAGAAGAGGACAGTTCAGAAGAGAATTCACAAGACTGTTCAGAGGACAGTTCAGAATTTGAGGATGAAGATGATAGCACCTCTTCTGAAGGTGAAGTTACCATCGATACCATTAAGCTTCCTCAttcagaagatggaaaaggcaaaatagagGTTCTGGGCCATCCTGCcagtgaaaaaaaagaagcagggaaaTAA